From the Burkholderia ubonensis genome, one window contains:
- a CDS encoding 2-dehydro-3-deoxy-6-phosphogalactonate aldolase, whose amino-acid sequence MSSELTLPAPYAPHPALMQAFAACPLIAILRGIAPGDAAAHGHALYEAGFRIVEVPLNSPEPLDSITALRRALPDDAIVGAGTVLRPEYVDRVRDAGGALIVMPHSDGAVIRRARELGLASAPGVATPTEAFAALANGADVLKMFPAEQLGLTVVKAWRAVIDRAVPLVPVGGVTPDNMQAFLAAGANGFGLGSALYRPGQSADATAAHARAFQAGLRAARGGAA is encoded by the coding sequence ATGTCGTCCGAACTCACGCTGCCCGCGCCGTATGCGCCGCATCCCGCGCTGATGCAGGCGTTCGCCGCGTGCCCGCTGATCGCGATCCTGCGCGGCATCGCGCCCGGCGACGCGGCGGCGCATGGCCATGCGCTCTATGAAGCGGGCTTCCGGATCGTCGAAGTGCCGCTCAACTCGCCCGAGCCGCTCGACAGCATCACGGCGTTGCGCCGCGCGCTGCCCGACGACGCGATCGTCGGCGCGGGCACCGTGCTGCGGCCCGAATACGTCGACCGCGTGCGGGACGCGGGCGGCGCGCTGATCGTGATGCCGCACAGCGACGGCGCGGTGATCCGCCGCGCGCGCGAGCTGGGCCTCGCGAGCGCGCCCGGCGTCGCGACGCCGACCGAGGCGTTCGCCGCGCTCGCGAACGGCGCGGACGTGCTGAAGATGTTCCCGGCCGAGCAGCTTGGCCTGACGGTCGTGAAGGCGTGGCGCGCGGTGATCGATCGCGCGGTGCCGCTGGTGCCGGTCGGCGGCGTCACGCCCGACAACATGCAGGCGTTCCTCGCCGCCGGCGCGAACGGCTTCGGGCTCGGCTCCGCGCTGTACCGGCCCGGCCAGTCCGCCGACGCGACCGCGGCCCACGCGCGCGCGTTCCAGGCCGGGCTGCGCGCGGCGCGCGGCGGAGCCGCATGA
- a CDS encoding SDR family NAD(P)-dependent oxidoreductase: protein MHNETSARYARYPSLADRTVLITGGATGIGAAFVEHFAEQGARVAFVDLDAAAGHALAARLAHARHVPLFAACDLTDIGALRRTIDAIRAQAGAIAVLVNNAANDVRHAIGDVTPESFDAGIAVNLRHQFFAAQAVIDDMKQLGGGAIINLGSISWMLKNGGYPVYVTAKAAVQGLTRGLARDLGPFGIRVNSLVPGWVMTDKQRRLWLDDAGRAAIKAGQCLDAELLPADLARMALFLAADDSRMITAQDLIVDGGWA from the coding sequence ATGCATAACGAAACGTCCGCGCGCTATGCGCGCTACCCGAGCCTCGCCGACCGCACCGTGCTGATCACCGGCGGCGCAACCGGCATCGGCGCCGCGTTCGTCGAGCACTTCGCGGAGCAGGGCGCGCGCGTCGCGTTCGTCGATCTCGACGCCGCGGCGGGCCACGCGCTGGCCGCGCGTCTCGCGCACGCACGCCATGTGCCGCTGTTCGCCGCATGCGACCTCACCGACATCGGCGCGCTGCGCCGCACGATCGACGCGATCCGCGCGCAGGCCGGCGCGATTGCGGTGCTCGTCAACAACGCGGCCAACGACGTGCGCCACGCGATCGGCGACGTGACGCCCGAATCGTTCGACGCGGGCATCGCGGTGAACCTGCGCCACCAGTTCTTCGCCGCGCAGGCGGTGATCGACGACATGAAGCAGCTCGGCGGCGGCGCGATCATCAATCTCGGCTCGATCAGCTGGATGCTGAAGAACGGCGGCTATCCGGTGTACGTGACCGCGAAGGCGGCCGTGCAGGGGCTCACGCGCGGGCTCGCGCGCGACCTCGGCCCGTTCGGCATCCGCGTCAATTCGCTGGTGCCGGGCTGGGTGATGACCGACAAGCAGCGCCGGCTGTGGCTCGACGACGCGGGCCGCGCGGCGATCAAGGCCGGCCAGTGCCTCGACGCCGAGCTGCTGCCCGCCGATCTGGCGCGCATGGCGCTGTTCCTCGCGGCCGACGACAGCCGGATGATCACCGCGCAGGACTTGATCGTCGACGGCGGCTGGGCCTGA
- a CDS encoding CinA family protein: MPTDSVVHQLAIRAGNKLRDEHLLLATAESCTGGMIAAAITDISGSSQWFERGFVTYSNQAKSEMIGVPPELIDKHGAVSEPVARAMAEGALRNSRAQVSLAVTGIAGPAGGSEKKPVGTVSFAWSNRLHTDAETQVFKGDREQIRTQAAAHALRGLLKLLEEREG, translated from the coding sequence ATGCCAACCGATTCCGTCGTCCATCAGCTTGCGATCCGCGCAGGCAACAAGCTGCGCGACGAGCACCTGCTGCTCGCGACCGCCGAATCCTGCACCGGCGGGATGATCGCCGCGGCGATCACCGACATCTCCGGCAGCAGCCAGTGGTTCGAGCGCGGCTTCGTCACCTATTCGAATCAGGCCAAGAGCGAGATGATCGGCGTGCCGCCCGAGCTGATCGACAAGCACGGCGCCGTCAGCGAGCCGGTCGCGCGCGCGATGGCCGAAGGCGCGCTGCGCAACAGCCGCGCGCAGGTGTCGCTCGCGGTGACCGGCATCGCCGGGCCCGCGGGCGGCAGCGAGAAGAAGCCGGTCGGCACCGTGTCGTTCGCGTGGAGCAACCGGCTGCATACCGACGCCGAGACGCAGGTGTTCAAGGGAGATCGCGAGCAGATCCGCACGCAGGCCGCCGCGCATGCGCTGCGCGGGCTGCTGAAGCTGCTCGAAGAGCGCGAGGGCTGA
- the araH gene encoding L-arabinose ABC transporter permease AraH, whose protein sequence is MQVRENLAGAAVKPAADALVPQPTDRQKWWQQLTDYSLIAIFAAMFVTMSLSVDHFFSIDNMLGLALSISQIGMVACTMMFCLASRDFDLSIGSTVAFSGVLCAMVLNATDNTFVAILAAVAAGAAIGFVNGAVIAYLRINALITTLATMEIVRGLGFIVSKGQAVGVSSDTFIALGGLTLFGVSLPIWVTLLCFVVFGVLLNQTVYGRNTLAIGGNPEASRLAGINVERTRVWIFLIQGAVTALAGVILASRITSGQPNAAQGFELNVISACVLGGVSLLGGRATISGVVIGVLIMGTVENVMNLLNIDAFYQYLVRGAILLAAVLLDQLKNRGGRD, encoded by the coding sequence ATGCAAGTCAGAGAAAACCTCGCCGGCGCCGCCGTGAAGCCCGCGGCCGATGCACTGGTTCCACAGCCGACCGATCGCCAGAAATGGTGGCAGCAGCTCACCGACTACAGCCTGATCGCGATCTTCGCGGCGATGTTCGTGACGATGTCGCTGAGCGTCGATCACTTCTTCTCGATCGACAACATGCTGGGCCTCGCGCTGTCGATCTCGCAGATCGGGATGGTCGCGTGCACGATGATGTTCTGTCTCGCGTCGCGCGACTTCGACCTGTCGATCGGCTCGACCGTCGCGTTCTCGGGCGTGCTGTGCGCGATGGTGCTCAACGCGACCGACAACACGTTCGTCGCGATCCTCGCCGCGGTCGCGGCGGGTGCCGCGATCGGCTTCGTGAACGGCGCGGTGATCGCGTACCTGCGGATCAACGCGCTGATCACGACGCTCGCGACGATGGAAATCGTGCGCGGGCTCGGCTTCATCGTGTCGAAAGGGCAGGCGGTGGGCGTGTCGTCGGACACCTTCATCGCGCTCGGCGGCCTCACGCTGTTCGGCGTGTCGCTGCCGATCTGGGTCACGCTGCTGTGCTTCGTCGTGTTCGGCGTGCTGCTGAACCAGACCGTGTACGGGCGCAACACGCTCGCGATCGGCGGCAACCCGGAGGCGTCGCGGCTCGCGGGGATCAACGTCGAGCGCACGCGCGTCTGGATCTTCCTGATCCAGGGCGCGGTGACGGCGCTCGCGGGCGTGATCCTCGCGTCGCGCATCACGTCGGGCCAGCCGAACGCCGCGCAGGGCTTCGAGCTGAACGTGATCTCCGCGTGCGTGCTCGGCGGCGTGTCGCTGCTGGGCGGGCGCGCGACGATCTCGGGCGTCGTGATCGGCGTGCTGATCATGGGCACCGTCGAGAACGTGATGAACCTGCTGAACATCGACGCGTTCTATCAATACCTGGTGCGCGGCGCGATCCTGCTGGCGGCGGTGCTGCTCGACCAGCTGAAGAACCGCGGCGGGCGCGACTGA
- a CDS encoding IclR family transcriptional regulator: MTNMPDTLALDARRATPDDAPLTDSIGATSTPLDLAAQQAGTQTLLRGLAILEAIANGARDMRAIGAALGTTRSTTHRLVSSLVQARYLRQVQGGYLLGPKLIELGTIALEQMPLTAVARPHLEALAEATLDTIHLGVRDGDDVLYIDKIPGTRGLEMRSRVGHRMPLASTGIGKAMMLDLEPDTWRTLFEAARRALAGVNFKPDRHPDASAFLQRMAHYAAGGYTFDLEENEASIRCVAAPIRDASGAIVAAVSVASTIPYMPHDRMDELIPLVQREARAISAELGWSPPQGTRRIKR, encoded by the coding sequence ATGACCAACATGCCCGACACCCTTGCTCTCGACGCCCGGCGCGCGACGCCGGACGATGCGCCGCTGACCGACAGCATCGGCGCGACCAGCACGCCGCTCGATCTCGCGGCGCAGCAGGCCGGCACGCAGACGCTGCTGCGCGGCCTCGCGATCCTCGAGGCGATCGCGAACGGCGCGCGCGACATGCGCGCGATCGGCGCGGCGCTCGGCACGACGCGCAGCACCACGCACCGCCTCGTCAGCAGCCTCGTGCAGGCGCGCTACCTGCGCCAGGTGCAGGGCGGCTACCTGCTCGGCCCGAAGCTGATCGAGCTCGGCACGATCGCGCTCGAGCAGATGCCGCTGACCGCGGTCGCGCGGCCGCACCTGGAGGCGCTCGCCGAAGCGACGCTCGATACGATCCACCTCGGCGTGCGCGACGGCGACGACGTGCTCTACATCGACAAGATTCCCGGCACGCGCGGGCTCGAGATGCGTTCGCGCGTCGGCCACCGGATGCCGCTCGCGTCGACCGGCATCGGCAAGGCGATGATGCTCGACCTCGAGCCCGACACGTGGCGCACGCTGTTCGAAGCCGCGCGGCGCGCGCTCGCCGGCGTGAACTTCAAGCCGGACCGGCACCCCGACGCGAGCGCGTTCCTGCAGCGCATGGCGCATTACGCGGCGGGCGGCTACACGTTCGATCTCGAGGAAAACGAAGCGTCGATCCGCTGCGTCGCCGCGCCGATCCGCGATGCGTCCGGCGCGATCGTCGCGGCGGTGTCGGTCGCGAGCACGATTCCGTACATGCCGCACGACCGGATGGACGAACTGATTCCGCTCGTGCAGCGCGAAGCGCGAGCCATTTCCGCGGAACTGGGCTGGAGCCCGCCGCAGGGTACCCGCAGGATCAAACGATGA
- a CDS encoding SDR family oxidoreductase, translating to MGRLAGKVAMVTGAGRGIGAAIAHAFAREGACVALLDVDVEHAQRTAAAIAAEVDGARVLPLHADVTRQDSVRDALAQAEASLGPLDALVNNAGINVFRDPLTMTDDDWRRCFAVDLDGVWHGCRAALAGMVERGRGSIVNIASTHAFRIIPGCFPYPVAKHGVLGLTRALGIEYAARNVRVNAIAPGYIETQLTRDWWDAQPDPAVARADTLALQPMKRIGRPEEVAMTAVFLASDEAPFINATCITVDGGRAALYHD from the coding sequence ATGGGCCGCCTCGCGGGCAAGGTCGCGATGGTGACGGGCGCGGGCCGCGGCATCGGCGCGGCGATCGCGCACGCGTTCGCGCGCGAAGGCGCGTGCGTCGCGCTGCTCGACGTCGACGTCGAGCACGCGCAGCGCACCGCCGCCGCGATCGCCGCCGAGGTCGACGGTGCGCGCGTGCTGCCGCTTCACGCGGACGTCACGCGCCAGGACTCGGTGCGCGACGCGCTCGCGCAGGCCGAAGCGTCGCTCGGGCCGCTCGACGCGCTCGTCAACAACGCGGGCATCAACGTGTTCCGCGATCCGCTGACGATGACCGACGACGACTGGCGCCGCTGCTTCGCGGTCGATCTCGACGGCGTGTGGCACGGCTGCCGCGCGGCGTTGGCCGGCATGGTGGAGCGCGGGCGCGGCAGCATCGTGAACATCGCGTCGACGCATGCGTTCCGGATCATTCCGGGCTGCTTTCCGTACCCGGTCGCGAAGCACGGCGTGCTGGGCCTGACGCGCGCGCTCGGCATCGAATACGCGGCGCGCAACGTGCGCGTGAACGCGATCGCGCCGGGCTACATCGAGACGCAGCTCACGCGCGACTGGTGGGACGCGCAGCCGGACCCGGCCGTCGCGCGGGCCGACACGCTCGCGCTGCAGCCGATGAAGCGGATCGGCCGGCCGGAGGAAGTCGCGATGACGGCCGTGTTCCTCGCGTCGGACGAGGCGCCGTTCATCAACGCGACCTGCATCACGGTCGATGGCGGGCGCGCGGCGCTGTATCACGACTGA
- a CDS encoding arabinose ABC transporter substrate-binding protein, whose amino-acid sequence MKRRSFVTLAAAAAVLMGSPLAHAADPVKIGFLVKQPEEPWFQDEWKFAELAAKDKGFTLVKIGAPSGEKVMSAIDNLAAQKAQGFIICTPDVKLGPGIVAKAKSHGLKMMTVDDRLVDGAGKPLEAVPHMGISAYNIGKQVGDGIAAEIRKRGWNMKEVGAIDITYEQLPTAHDRTAGATDALVAAGFPKANVIAAPQAKTDTENAFNAANIALTKNPQFKHWVAYGLNDEAVLGAVRAAEGRGFKAADMIGIGIGGSDSALNEFKKPQPTGFFGTVIISPKRHGEETSELMYAWITQGKAPAPLTLTTGMLATRENVGKVRDEMGLASK is encoded by the coding sequence ATGAAACGCAGATCGTTCGTCACGCTCGCCGCCGCCGCCGCGGTGCTGATGGGCAGCCCGCTCGCACACGCGGCCGACCCGGTCAAGATCGGCTTCCTCGTGAAGCAGCCGGAGGAGCCGTGGTTCCAGGACGAGTGGAAGTTCGCGGAGCTCGCCGCGAAGGACAAGGGCTTCACGCTCGTGAAGATCGGCGCGCCGTCCGGCGAGAAGGTGATGAGCGCGATCGACAACCTCGCCGCGCAGAAGGCGCAGGGCTTCATCATCTGCACGCCCGACGTGAAGCTCGGGCCGGGCATCGTCGCGAAGGCGAAGTCGCACGGGCTGAAGATGATGACCGTCGACGACCGCCTCGTCGACGGCGCCGGCAAGCCGCTCGAAGCGGTGCCGCACATGGGCATCTCCGCGTACAACATCGGCAAGCAGGTCGGCGACGGCATCGCGGCCGAGATCAGGAAGCGCGGCTGGAACATGAAGGAGGTCGGCGCGATCGACATCACCTACGAGCAGCTGCCGACCGCGCATGACCGCACCGCCGGCGCGACCGACGCGCTCGTCGCCGCGGGCTTTCCGAAGGCGAACGTGATCGCCGCGCCGCAGGCGAAGACCGACACCGAGAACGCGTTCAACGCCGCGAACATCGCGCTCACGAAGAACCCGCAGTTCAAGCACTGGGTCGCATACGGGCTGAACGACGAGGCGGTGCTCGGCGCCGTGCGCGCGGCCGAAGGGCGCGGCTTCAAGGCGGCGGACATGATCGGCATCGGCATCGGCGGCTCCGACTCGGCGCTGAACGAATTCAAGAAGCCGCAGCCGACCGGCTTCTTCGGCACCGTGATCATCAGCCCGAAGCGCCACGGCGAGGAAACGTCCGAGCTGATGTACGCGTGGATCACGCAGGGCAAGGCGCCGGCGCCGCTCACGCTCACGACCGGCATGCTCGCGACGCGCGAGAACGTCGGCAAGGTGCGCGACGAGATGGGGCTCGCGTCGAAGTAA
- a CDS encoding 2-dehydro-3-deoxygalactonokinase: MTNPTRIAPDTFTTFTTFTAAPALIALDWGTTSLRAYLYDAHGALLATRSRAAGVMHVPAGGARAFDAAFEDACGDWLDRAPGVPVLAAGMVGSAQGWREAPYVEAPAGVDALVVGIVTIESARGATVSIVPGVIATGELPDVMRGEETQIVGALDAASSIGADHSGLLIGLPGTHAKWAWVKRGLVERFQTFMTGELFGALRDHTILGRTMRSPDEPDRAAFLRGVSVARGAQRAGLLATIFSTRTLGLTGRLAPQAQGDYLSGLLIGHELNALDAMLAERGVALANQPLLLIGDDALCARYAAALHAFGCPHARVVANATERGLWRIASRAGLVRADSAPVCAD; this comes from the coding sequence ATGACGAACCCGACCCGGATCGCTCCGGACACCTTCACCACCTTCACCACCTTCACCGCCGCCCCGGCGCTGATCGCGCTCGACTGGGGCACGACGTCGCTGCGCGCGTACCTGTACGACGCGCACGGCGCACTGCTCGCGACACGCAGCCGCGCGGCGGGCGTGATGCACGTGCCGGCGGGCGGCGCGCGCGCGTTCGACGCCGCGTTCGAGGACGCGTGCGGCGATTGGCTCGACCGCGCACCCGGCGTGCCGGTGCTCGCCGCCGGCATGGTCGGCAGCGCGCAGGGCTGGCGCGAGGCGCCTTATGTCGAAGCGCCGGCCGGCGTCGACGCGCTGGTCGTCGGCATCGTCACGATCGAAAGCGCGCGCGGCGCGACGGTGTCGATCGTGCCGGGCGTGATCGCGACGGGCGAGTTGCCCGACGTGATGCGCGGCGAAGAAACGCAGATCGTCGGCGCACTCGATGCAGCTTCTTCAATTGGAGCGGATCATTCAGGTCTACTGATCGGGCTGCCGGGCACGCACGCGAAATGGGCGTGGGTGAAGCGCGGGCTCGTCGAGCGCTTCCAGACCTTCATGACGGGCGAGCTGTTCGGCGCGCTGCGCGATCACACGATCCTCGGCCGCACGATGCGCTCGCCCGATGAACCCGATCGCGCGGCGTTCCTGCGCGGCGTGTCGGTCGCGCGCGGCGCGCAGCGGGCCGGCCTGCTCGCGACGATTTTCAGCACGCGCACGCTGGGCCTGACCGGCCGTCTCGCGCCGCAAGCGCAGGGCGACTATCTGTCCGGCCTGCTGATCGGCCACGAGCTGAATGCGCTCGACGCGATGCTCGCGGAGCGCGGCGTCGCGCTCGCGAACCAGCCGCTGCTGCTGATCGGCGACGACGCGCTGTGCGCGCGCTACGCGGCCGCGCTGCACGCGTTCGGCTGCCCGCATGCGCGGGTCGTCGCCAATGCGACCGAGCGCGGACTGTGGCGGATCGCGTCTCGCGCCGGGCTCGTGCGCGCGGACAGTGCGCCGGTCTGCGCCGATTGA
- the araG gene encoding L-arabinose ABC transporter ATP-binding protein AraG yields the protein MSAALRFDNIGKVFPGVRALDGISFDVRAGEVHGLMGENGAGKSTLLKILGGEYQPDAGSVLVDGRPVHFPNAAASIAAGIAVIHQELQYVPDLTVAENLLLGRLPNAFGWVRKGEAKRYVRERLAAMGVDLDPDAKLGRLSIAQRQMVEICKALLRNARVIALDEPTSSLSHRETEVLFKLVDDLRADGRALIYISHRMDEIYRLCDACTIFRDGRRIASHASLADVPRERLVAEMVGREIADIYHYAPRALGDVRLSVEGIEGDALREPASFAVRAGEIVGFFGLVGAGRSELMRLVYGADRKRAGALALDGARIDVKRTGDAIRHGIVLCPEDRKEEGIIAMASVAENINISCRRHSLRAGLFIDRKTESETADRFIQRLKIKTPSRRQKIRFLSGGNQQKAILSRWLAEPDLKVVILDEPTRGIDVGAKHEIYDVIYRLAERGCAIVMVSSELPEVLGVSDRIVVMREGRIAGELPRAQANEHAVLSLALPQTSAAQAA from the coding sequence GTGTCAGCGGCACTGCGTTTTGACAATATCGGCAAGGTGTTTCCCGGCGTGCGCGCACTCGACGGCATCTCGTTCGACGTGCGTGCGGGCGAGGTGCACGGCCTGATGGGCGAGAACGGCGCGGGCAAGTCGACGCTGCTGAAGATTCTCGGCGGCGAATATCAGCCCGATGCGGGCAGCGTGCTGGTCGACGGCCGGCCCGTGCATTTTCCGAATGCGGCTGCGTCGATCGCGGCCGGCATCGCGGTGATCCACCAGGAGCTGCAATACGTGCCCGACCTGACGGTCGCGGAGAACCTGCTGCTCGGCCGCCTGCCGAATGCGTTCGGCTGGGTGAGGAAGGGCGAGGCGAAGCGCTACGTGCGCGAGCGGCTCGCCGCGATGGGCGTCGATCTCGATCCGGACGCGAAGCTCGGCCGCTTGTCGATCGCGCAGCGGCAGATGGTCGAGATCTGCAAGGCGCTGCTGCGCAACGCGCGCGTGATCGCGCTCGACGAGCCGACGAGCTCGCTGTCGCACCGCGAGACCGAGGTGCTGTTCAAGCTCGTCGACGACCTGCGCGCCGACGGCCGCGCGCTGATCTACATCTCGCACCGGATGGACGAGATCTACCGGCTGTGCGACGCGTGCACGATCTTCCGCGACGGCCGCAGGATCGCGTCGCACGCGTCGCTCGCCGACGTGCCGCGCGAGCGCCTCGTCGCGGAGATGGTCGGGCGCGAGATCGCCGACATCTATCACTATGCGCCGCGCGCGCTCGGCGACGTGCGGCTGTCGGTCGAAGGGATCGAGGGCGACGCGCTGCGCGAGCCGGCGAGCTTCGCGGTGCGCGCGGGCGAGATCGTCGGCTTCTTCGGCCTCGTCGGCGCGGGGCGCAGCGAGCTGATGCGGCTCGTGTACGGCGCCGATCGCAAGCGCGCGGGCGCGCTCGCGCTCGACGGCGCGCGCATCGACGTGAAGCGCACCGGCGACGCGATCCGCCACGGCATCGTGCTGTGCCCGGAGGACCGCAAGGAGGAAGGGATCATCGCGATGGCGTCGGTCGCGGAGAACATCAACATCAGCTGCCGCCGCCATTCGCTGCGTGCCGGGCTGTTCATCGATCGCAAGACGGAAAGCGAAACCGCCGACCGCTTCATCCAGCGGCTGAAGATCAAGACGCCGAGCCGCCGCCAGAAGATCCGCTTCCTGTCGGGCGGCAACCAGCAGAAGGCGATCCTGTCGCGCTGGCTCGCGGAGCCCGACCTGAAGGTCGTGATCCTCGACGAGCCGACGCGCGGCATCGACGTCGGCGCGAAGCACGAGATCTACGACGTGATCTACCGGCTCGCGGAGCGCGGCTGCGCGATCGTGATGGTGTCGTCGGAGCTGCCGGAAGTGCTCGGCGTGTCCGACCGCATCGTCGTGATGCGCGAAGGGCGCATCGCGGGCGAGCTGCCGCGCGCGCAGGCGAACGAGCATGCGGTGCTGAGCCTCGCGTTGCCGCAGACGAGCGCCGCGCAGGCGGCCTGA
- a CDS encoding phosphatidylglycerophosphatase A: MQTDPTPPRAAADAGATPHAPRRATVRFMFSHPAHLLSLGFGSGLAPIMPGTFGTLFGWLTFVAFSRYLTVPEWWGLIAAGFVAGVWLTGFTAKKLGNADPGPVVWDEIVAIWIVMLFVTPATFIGQLWAFVVFRCFDMLKPPPIRYLERRMKGGLGIMADDLIAAFMSLLVIALWRSFAG, translated from the coding sequence ATGCAGACTGACCCGACGCCCCCGCGCGCCGCGGCCGACGCCGGCGCAACGCCCCACGCGCCGAGACGCGCCACCGTGCGCTTCATGTTCTCGCATCCCGCGCACCTGCTGTCGCTCGGGTTCGGCAGCGGCCTCGCGCCGATCATGCCCGGCACGTTCGGCACGCTGTTCGGCTGGCTGACGTTCGTCGCGTTCAGCCGCTACCTGACGGTGCCCGAATGGTGGGGGCTGATCGCGGCCGGCTTCGTCGCCGGCGTCTGGCTCACCGGCTTCACCGCGAAGAAGCTGGGCAACGCCGACCCGGGCCCGGTCGTCTGGGACGAGATCGTCGCGATCTGGATCGTGATGCTGTTCGTCACGCCGGCGACGTTCATCGGCCAACTCTGGGCCTTCGTCGTGTTCCGCTGCTTCGACATGCTCAAGCCGCCGCCGATCCGCTACCTCGAACGCCGGATGAAGGGCGGCCTCGGCATCATGGCCGACGACCTGATCGCCGCGTTCATGTCGCTGCTCGTGATCGCGCTGTGGCGGTCCTTCGCCGGCTGA
- a CDS encoding EF-hand domain-containing protein produces MKKRFIVIAAALACGSLATSFSALAQASDAAAPVRSRQAQLGDPYVPPAARKPTAGTQTTGAALHAQVVAKLARQFRAADTQNTGSVTEAQARAAGLGYVANHFRQIDSTGSGRVSFSDVQRYMQTRDAKQQ; encoded by the coding sequence ATGAAGAAGCGATTTATCGTCATCGCCGCAGCGCTCGCCTGCGGCAGTCTCGCCACCTCGTTCTCCGCGCTCGCGCAGGCGAGCGATGCCGCCGCACCCGTGCGATCCCGCCAGGCGCAGCTCGGCGATCCGTACGTGCCGCCCGCCGCGCGCAAGCCGACCGCGGGCACGCAGACGACCGGCGCCGCGCTGCACGCGCAGGTGGTGGCCAAGCTCGCCCGGCAGTTCCGCGCGGCCGACACGCAGAACACCGGCTCGGTGACCGAAGCGCAGGCGCGCGCGGCCGGACTCGGCTACGTCGCGAACCACTTCCGGCAGATCGACTCGACCGGCAGCGGGCGCGTGTCGTTCAGCGACGTGCAGCGCTACATGCAGACGCGCGACGCGAAGCAGCAATAA
- the pyrF gene encoding orotidine-5'-phosphate decarboxylase, which produces MSSPLTFIESLRAAWQRTNSLLCVGLDPEPSRFPVQFDGQPDAIFEFCRQIVDATAPYASAFKPQIAYFAAHRAEDQLERLIAHIHLQHPGLPVILDAKRGDIGSTAEQYAREAFERYRADAVTVNPYMGFDSVEPYFEHEGKGVIVLCRTSNPGGSDLQFLETNGAGHPGAGHPGRPLYQVVADLAANKWNAKSGQLGLVVGATFPNEIEVVRGIVGDMPLLIPGIGAQGGDVEATVRAGRTADGTGMMINSSRAILYASKDEDFAEAAALAAQKTRDAINAHR; this is translated from the coding sequence ATGTCTTCCCCGCTTACTTTCATCGAATCGCTGCGCGCCGCGTGGCAGCGCACCAATTCGCTGCTGTGCGTCGGCCTCGATCCCGAGCCGTCGCGCTTCCCCGTGCAGTTCGACGGCCAGCCCGACGCGATCTTCGAATTCTGCCGGCAGATCGTCGACGCGACCGCGCCGTACGCAAGCGCGTTCAAGCCGCAGATCGCCTACTTCGCCGCGCACCGCGCGGAAGACCAGCTCGAGCGGCTGATCGCGCACATCCACCTGCAGCATCCGGGCCTGCCGGTGATCCTCGACGCGAAGCGCGGCGACATCGGCAGCACCGCCGAGCAATACGCGCGCGAAGCGTTCGAGCGCTACCGCGCGGATGCGGTGACGGTGAACCCGTACATGGGCTTCGACTCGGTCGAGCCGTATTTCGAGCACGAAGGCAAGGGCGTGATCGTGCTGTGCCGCACGTCGAACCCGGGCGGCTCGGACCTGCAGTTTCTGGAAACGAACGGGGCCGGCCATCCGGGGGCCGGCCATCCGGGCCGCCCGCTGTATCAGGTGGTCGCCGACCTCGCGGCGAACAAGTGGAACGCGAAGAGCGGCCAGCTCGGCCTCGTCGTCGGCGCGACGTTCCCGAACGAAATCGAAGTCGTGCGCGGGATCGTCGGCGACATGCCGCTGCTGATTCCCGGCATCGGCGCGCAGGGCGGCGACGTGGAGGCGACCGTCCGCGCAGGCCGCACGGCCGACGGCACCGGAATGATGATCAACTCGTCGCGTGCGATCCTGTACGCGAGCAAGGACGAGGATTTCGCCGAAGCCGCGGCGCTCGCCGCGCAGAAGACCCGCGACGCGATCAACGCGCATCGTTGA